Within the Maribacter sp. BPC-D8 genome, the region ATGATGATAAATATTACAAAGGTCGAAGACCTAACGGAATATACATACCAAGGTTTGAAAATTTAAACGGTACATCAAAAGATAAAAAATATATCAGAGGTTTTGGATATCAAGGTGGTGCTAGTAGAAAAGATTGGAAAACATCTATCGCTGAACTTGGGGTCGGTGTCGATTTAAAAGAAGCTATTTTAAAACCTGGTGGATGGGTAATGGGTGTTGGTGGTTTCGGTGAAATTCTCCCTTATTCAGATAATAGAATGACCCTTGATTATGAAATCATAGATGGTTGGGGTTTACCTACAGTAACCTTTGATGCCGAGATAAGGGAAAATGAATTGAACATGCGAGAAGATATTACTACATCAGCCGCAGAAATGCTTAAAAAAGCAGGTTTCCATGATATAAAAATGAACAATAGTAAGTACAACCTTGGTCATGGTATACATGAAATGGGTACAGCACGCATGGGGCGAGACCCAAAGACATCAGTTGTAAATGGACATAATCAAGTGCATGCAGTACCAAATGTATATATTACCGATGGCGCATTCATGGCTTCTTCAAGCTGTGTCAATCCTTCGCTTACCTATATGGCTTTTACAGCAAGAGCTGCTGAACATGCCGCTCAAGAACTTAAAAACGGAAACATCTAATGGATAGAAGAAAAGTATTGATACGAATGGGTTTGTCAATGGGCTATGTTGTTGCTGTGCCCACATTTGTTGGTTTATTACAAAGTTGTAAAGATGAAAAAACAGTAGCATGGGTACCCACATTCCTTTCAGAAGAAGAGGGAAGTTTACTTAAAACGATTGTTGATGTGGTATTACCTAAAACCGAAACACCATCGGCATCTGAACTAGATGTACATAAATTCATCGACTTTTTTGCGGTTGAGTGTTTAGGCAATAAGCAACAAGAAGCATTCAAAACAACCTTAACCAACTTAGCAGCGAAAGCCTTTGTTGCAACTGATAAAACAGAAATATCAACGCTGACAATAAATGATTTAACCCCCGTAATGAAATCTGCGGTAACGGATAAAGACAGTGATGAATTGCCATTTGCTAAAAAACTACGCGATTTGGTTGTTTGGGGGTATAAATGTAATGAGTATGTAGGCGAAGAAGTATTGGCATATTTGCCCGTGCCTGGCGAATATATACCCTGTGGAGATTTAAATGAATTGACTGACGGCAGAGCTTGGTCCGAATAATTAAGAACAAATGGAAAGAAGGAAATTTATGAAAAAATCAGCTTTGGCGGGTAGTGCATTACCATTGGCAGGAAGTTTTATGTCATTTAATAGCCAACAGAATACCAATACAAAGAACAGCTTTAATTTAAAATATGCACCCCATATCGGCATGTTTGAAAATCATGTTGGTAAAGACCCTATCGATCAATTGAATTTTATGGCTGATCTAGGCTTTACCGCTTTTGAAGATAATACCATGCGGAAAAGGGACGTAGCCTTGCAAGAAAAGATGGCTAAAACAATGCAAGACCGCGGATTAGAAATGGGTGTTTTTGTTGCGGTATTTCTAAAGGAAGGTCATGTAGGATCTGGTGATATAGGTAAACGGGAAGAATTTCTTGCGTATTGTAAACAGTCTGTTGAGGTAGCTAAAAGAGTTAATGCTAAATGGATGACTGTAGTACCGGGTAATGTAGCACCGAAAATAAGCATGGGCTATCAAACGGTCAATGTTGTTGAAACTCTAAAACAAGCGTCGGCTATATTTGAACCTCATGATTTAACGATGGTTTTAGAGCCACTTAATTTTTTCAATCATCCTGGTGCATTTTTAACCGAATCACCGCAGGCTTATGAAATATGTAAGGCAGTTAATTCACCTTCCTGTAAAATTTTATTCGATATCTATCATCAGCAGATTCAAGAGGGCAACCTTATCCCAAATATGGATGCCTGTTGGGATGAAATTGCTTACATCCAAATTGGAGATAACCCAGGTAGGGCAGAACCCACTTCTGGTGAAATCAATTATAAGAATGTTTTGAAATTTATAGATTCAAAAGGGTATGATGGTATTCTTGGTATGGAACATAAAAATTCAAAGCCAGGTAAAGCAGGAGAACAAGTGGTAATCGAAGCCTATAAAGAAGTAGATAATTTCAAATAACATATAAGTAATGCAAAGACGAAAATTTATATCTAAAACACTTCAGGCAACAAGTTTGGTAGCTATGACGGGTATTCCTGCCTTTGGTATGGGTGATTTGAACTTTTTAAATAAAGACTTGTTTTTTAAAATTTCATTGGCGCAGTGGTCATTTCACAACGCACTACGGTCTGGGAAAATGGATAATCTTGATTTTGCCGCAAAAGCCAGAAGTTTTGATTGTGAAGGACTTGAGTATGTTAATCAATTTTTTATGGATAAGGCCCAAGATAAAAAGTACTTAGCCGAAATGAATAACAGAGCTAAGTCTGAAGGCGTAGAGAATGTTTTAATAATGATCGATAGGGAGGGGCAACTTGCAGATGTCGATTCTAAAAAACGCTTACAAGCTATAGAAAATCATTACAAATGGATAGATGCAGCGCATTTTATAGGTTGTCACGCCATTCGAGTAAATTTAGGTGGCGGGGTTGAAAAAGAAGAAGCCACAAAAGCAGCATTAGACTCATTACAACAATTATTAGATTATTCGAAAGATTCTAATATTAATATTTTGGTTGAAAACCATGGTGGGTTTTCTTCTGATGGATTGTGGTTGTCTAATATTATGAAAAATGTAGACCGTGAAAATTGCGGTACCCTACCAGATTTTGGAAATTTTTGTATCCAAAAAAATAAGGAGCGTGAATGTATAGAAGAGTACGATAAGTATAAAGGGTTTGCAGAAATACTGCCTTTTGCAAAGGGAGTAAGTGCTAAAGCAATAGCGTTTGACCAAGACGGTAATGAAACAAGTATTGATTATCTAAAAATGATGAAAATGGTCAAAGATTTTGGGTATACTGGTTTTGTCGGCATCGAGTATGGAACCACTGAAGGCAATGAAGAAGAAGGCATTAAATTGACTAGAGATTTACTTATACGCGCAGGGTTACAAGTGTAAATAGCAACAGGACTGAAAGAATTAGTTTTAAATTAATTCTTTCAGTCTTTGAGCAGCTAGTTCAGCTGTGATATCTCGTTGTGGTGTTCCAAACATTTCATAACCCACCATAAATTTCTTGACCGTAGCACTTCGCAATAATGGAGGATAAAAACTCATATGCCAATGCCAATGATGATTAGATTGACCGTTTGTAGGAGCTTGATGAATTCCACTAGAGTACGGAAACGAACATTCGAATAACTTATCATACGCCTTGGTAATGGCAGAAATTGCATCTGCAAAAGCCATACTTTCCTCAGATGACATTGTAGTTATGTTAGATTGAGGTTTCTTGGGTATAATCATGGTCTCAAAAGGCCATACTGCCCAAAAAGGAGTTAATACTACAAAAGCATCATTCTGATAAATAATACGTTCTGCAGCCTTAATTTCTTGAGCTAAATAATCACCCAGCAAACTACTTTTATTTTTAAAAAAGTATTCTTTTTGATGTTTGTCTTTTTTGTAAACCTCATTTGATAATGTAGAATGACTCCATATTTGCCCATGCGGGTGTGGGTTGCTACAACCCATAACGGCACCTTTGTT harbors:
- a CDS encoding UDP-glucose--hexose-1-phosphate uridylyltransferase, with protein sequence MERELQDYSHKRLNILTGEWVLVSPHRSKRPWQGQNEKISKEVRPSHDENCFLCAGNLRINGEKNPDYKDVFVFTNDFAALQKDSKDFKLDDGLFQAQSEKGVCKVICFSPDHSKSLADMEVTDIAKVVKVWQKEYLKLSVNDTINYVQIFENKGAVMGCSNPHPHGQIWSHSTLSNEVYKKDKHQKEYFFKNKSSLLGDYLAQEIKAAERIIYQNDAFVVLTPFWAVWPFETMIIPKKPQSNITTMSSEESMAFADAISAITKAYDKLFECSFPYSSGIHQAPTNGQSNHHWHWHMSFYPPLLRSATVKKFMVGYEMFGTPQRDITAELAAQRLKELI
- a CDS encoding sugar phosphate isomerase/epimerase family protein; translation: MQRRKFISKTLQATSLVAMTGIPAFGMGDLNFLNKDLFFKISLAQWSFHNALRSGKMDNLDFAAKARSFDCEGLEYVNQFFMDKAQDKKYLAEMNNRAKSEGVENVLIMIDREGQLADVDSKKRLQAIENHYKWIDAAHFIGCHAIRVNLGGGVEKEEATKAALDSLQQLLDYSKDSNINILVENHGGFSSDGLWLSNIMKNVDRENCGTLPDFGNFCIQKNKERECIEEYDKYKGFAEILPFAKGVSAKAIAFDQDGNETSIDYLKMMKMVKDFGYTGFVGIEYGTTEGNEEEGIKLTRDLLIRAGLQV
- a CDS encoding hydroxypyruvate isomerase family protein; this translates as MERRKFMKKSALAGSALPLAGSFMSFNSQQNTNTKNSFNLKYAPHIGMFENHVGKDPIDQLNFMADLGFTAFEDNTMRKRDVALQEKMAKTMQDRGLEMGVFVAVFLKEGHVGSGDIGKREEFLAYCKQSVEVAKRVNAKWMTVVPGNVAPKISMGYQTVNVVETLKQASAIFEPHDLTMVLEPLNFFNHPGAFLTESPQAYEICKAVNSPSCKILFDIYHQQIQEGNLIPNMDACWDEIAYIQIGDNPGRAEPTSGEINYKNVLKFIDSKGYDGILGMEHKNSKPGKAGEQVVIEAYKEVDNFK
- a CDS encoding gluconate 2-dehydrogenase subunit 3 family protein, which encodes MDRRKVLIRMGLSMGYVVAVPTFVGLLQSCKDEKTVAWVPTFLSEEEGSLLKTIVDVVLPKTETPSASELDVHKFIDFFAVECLGNKQQEAFKTTLTNLAAKAFVATDKTEISTLTINDLTPVMKSAVTDKDSDELPFAKKLRDLVVWGYKCNEYVGEEVLAYLPVPGEYIPCGDLNELTDGRAWSE